In Chaetodon trifascialis isolate fChaTrf1 chromosome 23, fChaTrf1.hap1, whole genome shotgun sequence, the following proteins share a genomic window:
- the LOC139351399 gene encoding dynactin subunit 6-like, with protein MSDAKQIMAQKSAKIAAGAVVCVESEIRGDVTIGARTVVHPKARIIAEAGPIIIGEGNLIEEQALIINSYPENIMPDTEGVEPKTMTIGTNNVFEVGCVSQALKIGDNNVIESKADLGRNVILTSGCIIGACCQVNTCEVVPENTVVYGSNCIRRVQSEKPQPQTLQLDFLMKILPNYHHLKKTTKGNSTPVRN; from the exons ATGTCAGACGCCAAGCAAATCATGGCACAGAAAAG tgcTAAAATAGCAGCCGgggctgttgtgtgtgttgagagTGAAATAAGAGGAGATGTGACCATCG GTGCGAGAACAGTTGTCCACCCCAAAGCGCGGATCATAGCAGAAGCAGGGCCAATTATCATCGGAGAGGGCAACCTGATAGAGGAGCAGGCTCTTATTATTAACAG ttATCCAGAGAATATCATGCCAGACACAGAGGGAGTTGAGCCCAAAACCATGACAATTGGGACCAATAACGTGTTCGAGGTTGGATGCG TCTCGCAAGCTTTGAAAATTGGAGACAACAATGTGATTGAGTCTAAAG CTGATCTCGGCAGAAACGTGATCCTGACCAGTGGCTGCATCATCGGCGCGTGCTGCCAGGTCAACACGTGTGAGGTCGTGCCGGAGAACACGGTGGTGTACGGTTCAAACTGCATCAGGCGTGTGCAGAGTGAGAAGCCACAG CCTCAGACTCTGCAGCTTGACTTCCTCATGAAGATTCTGCCCAACTATCACCACCTGAAGAAGACGACCAAAGGAAACAGCACACCCGTGAGAAACTAA